Proteins encoded in a region of the Mucilaginibacter sabulilitoris genome:
- a CDS encoding ABC transporter permease gives MLKTYFKIAYRNLIKHKAYSIINISGLAIGMAASILILLWVQNELSYDKFHKNAGQIYRVTADASGFKAAVNPAGMPAGLKALMPEVKNTVRLSHQSTILLEAGIRKFEERNAFYADPSFLQVFSFPLVKGDRSTALNRVDGILITQNMEKKYFGDENAIGKVLRKDNGDNVVVTGVMANIPSNSHLQFDFILPMAALVKTNNDLKTETWGNFNFYSYLLLDKSFIPTPAALSKFGRRMDDIYKPHQPGFKIAFQLQPLTKIHLDPVLQVDLPGHGNSQYVTIFFIVAVLILIVACINFMNLATARSARRAREIGLRKVAGAIRGQLIIQFLGESLLISFFALLLALVVVWLCLPMFNHLADKKLAIDFLDGRLWLSLLGIALLTGLISGSYPALFLSGFNPVKVLKGNMKSMGGNLIFRNGLVVTQFIVSILLLVGTVTIYNQLKFIKNRNPGFVKDNLLYMPMTGDMWGKQQALKTELKANPLTSNFTIISDLPTNLISGTININWKGKDPRSQVVIPSIDVNEDFIKVFQIKVLKGRGFSTSFTADSNNFVVNEKMLAVMGMDANAAVGKALEFQGNKGTIIGVVKDFNFKPIQQAIEPLVLRFNKYGGIVMVRTNPGSTEQTITALEKISKQLNPAYPFKYDFLDQDLANLYKGEQQMGSIFNLFACLAIFISCLGLYGLSAFMAEQRTKEIGVRKVLGASIFNVVYLLSAGITRLIVIAIVIAVPLSWYAVNSWLSGFAYHIDAGWVVFLVASVAALLIAWITVSYESLKAAIVNPIKSLRTE, from the coding sequence ATGTTAAAAACCTACTTTAAAATAGCGTACAGGAATTTAATAAAGCATAAGGCTTATTCCATCATTAATATATCGGGTTTAGCAATAGGCATGGCTGCCAGCATACTGATACTGCTTTGGGTGCAGAATGAATTAAGCTATGATAAATTTCACAAAAATGCCGGCCAGATTTACCGCGTTACCGCTGATGCCAGTGGTTTCAAAGCGGCAGTAAACCCGGCGGGTATGCCTGCAGGCCTGAAAGCATTAATGCCCGAAGTAAAAAACACAGTGAGGTTGAGCCACCAGTCTACCATTTTACTTGAGGCAGGTATCCGGAAATTTGAAGAGCGGAACGCGTTTTATGCCGATCCTTCATTTCTTCAGGTATTCTCCTTTCCTCTGGTTAAAGGCGACCGTTCTACAGCGTTAAATCGTGTAGACGGCATTCTGATTACGCAGAATATGGAAAAAAAATATTTCGGCGATGAAAACGCGATTGGTAAGGTGCTGCGTAAAGACAATGGCGATAATGTGGTGGTTACCGGTGTTATGGCCAATATCCCGTCAAACTCTCATCTTCAGTTTGATTTTATTTTACCAATGGCCGCCCTGGTTAAAACCAATAACGATTTAAAGACTGAAACCTGGGGTAATTTTAACTTTTATAGTTACTTGCTGTTAGATAAGAGCTTTATACCAACCCCGGCCGCCTTGTCAAAATTTGGCCGGCGGATGGATGACATATACAAGCCACATCAGCCTGGCTTTAAAATAGCTTTTCAACTGCAGCCGTTAACCAAAATTCACCTTGATCCCGTTTTACAGGTTGATCTGCCCGGGCACGGAAATTCGCAATATGTTACCATATTTTTTATAGTAGCTGTTTTAATATTGATAGTGGCCTGTATAAACTTTATGAATCTGGCTACGGCACGTTCTGCGCGGAGGGCCAGAGAAATTGGCCTGCGTAAGGTAGCGGGTGCTATACGCGGGCAGCTTATTATCCAGTTTCTGGGCGAATCGTTACTTATCTCTTTTTTCGCGTTACTGCTGGCGCTGGTGGTGGTATGGTTGTGCCTTCCGATGTTTAATCATCTGGCCGATAAAAAGCTTGCAATCGACTTTTTAGATGGCAGACTTTGGTTAAGCCTGCTGGGCATAGCGTTGTTAACCGGGCTCATCTCGGGCAGTTATCCGGCACTGTTTCTGTCGGGTTTTAACCCGGTTAAGGTGCTTAAGGGTAATATGAAATCAATGGGCGGTAATTTAATTTTCCGTAACGGGCTGGTGGTTACGCAATTTATTGTTTCCATACTGCTACTTGTTGGTACGGTTACCATTTACAACCAACTTAAGTTTATAAAAAACAGGAACCCCGGCTTTGTGAAAGACAACCTGCTGTATATGCCCATGACCGGCGATATGTGGGGTAAACAGCAGGCCTTGAAAACCGAACTCAAAGCAAATCCGCTTACCAGTAATTTTACAATTATTTCTGACCTACCCACCAACCTCATCAGCGGAACGATAAATATAAACTGGAAAGGAAAGGATCCGCGTTCGCAGGTGGTGATCCCGTCTATAGATGTGAATGAAGATTTTATCAAGGTTTTTCAAATAAAGGTACTGAAGGGGCGTGGGTTTTCAACTTCGTTCACGGCAGATTCAAATAACTTTGTTGTTAATGAAAAGATGCTTGCCGTTATGGGGATGGATGCCAATGCGGCCGTGGGCAAAGCACTGGAATTTCAGGGTAACAAAGGCACCATAATTGGTGTGGTAAAAGATTTTAACTTTAAACCAATACAGCAGGCTATTGAACCACTGGTTTTACGCTTTAACAAATACGGCGGAATTGTAATGGTGCGCACAAATCCGGGAAGTACCGAGCAAACCATTACGGCATTAGAGAAAATAAGCAAGCAACTCAATCCAGCCTATCCGTTTAAGTATGATTTTCTTGACCAGGATCTGGCTAATCTTTATAAAGGAGAGCAGCAAATGGGCAGTATCTTTAATTTATTCGCATGCCTGGCCATCTTTATTTCATGCCTTGGCTTATATGGCCTGTCGGCCTTTATGGCCGAGCAGCGCACCAAAGAGATTGGTGTACGCAAGGTATTAGGGGCCTCGATATTCAACGTTGTTTATTTATTATCGGCAGGTATCACCAGGTTAATAGTAATAGCCATAGTTATTGCTGTGCCGCTTTCATGGTATGCTGTTAACAGTTGGTTGAGTGGGTTCGCTTATCACATTGATGCAGGCTGGGTTGTTTTCCTGGTAGCATCCGTAGCGGCTCTGTTGATTGCCTGGATAACGGTTAGTTATGAATCACTCAAAGCAGCCATTGTTAACCCCATTAAAAGTCTGAGAACCGAATAG
- a CDS encoding SRPBCC family protein yields the protein MTEQYLNNTEINKTVTIHASASKVWDTLTNPELIKRWIVDDEVEVITNWKVGNPIIFRGSLHWINFENKGTIQQFEPEKVFQYNYLSSLSNLPDIPNNYTSIRFVLSSAEGKTELMLTLSNFPDEVIRKHLDFYWNVTLGILKNLCELLVKKP from the coding sequence ATGACAGAGCAGTACTTAAATAACACCGAAATAAATAAAACAGTTACCATTCATGCATCGGCTTCAAAAGTATGGGATACCTTGACTAATCCCGAATTAATTAAGCGCTGGATAGTCGACGATGAAGTGGAGGTGATTACAAACTGGAAAGTTGGAAACCCGATAATTTTCCGCGGGAGCCTGCACTGGATAAACTTTGAAAACAAGGGTACGATTCAGCAATTTGAACCCGAAAAGGTTTTTCAATACAATTATTTAAGTTCGCTTTCAAACCTGCCCGATATACCTAACAATTACACCTCCATCCGGTTTGTGTTATCATCAGCAGAAGGTAAGACCGAGCTTATGTTAACACTAAGCAATTTCCCAGACGAAGTTATACGCAAGCATCTTGACTTTTATTGGAATGTTACACTTGGTATTTTGAAGAATTTGTGCGAGTTGCTCGTAAAGAAGCCCTGA
- a CDS encoding epoxide hydrolase family protein produces the protein MKNRHILTSKIIAGAFILLSATSFAQTVPAANAQTANVQDSKAIRPFHVNIPEAALTDLRQRILATRWAEKETVTDRSQGAQLEKIQALVKYWGNGYDWRKAEAKLNALPQFITNIDGLDIHFIHVRSKNPKALPIIITHGWPGSIFEMLKIIAPLTNPEAYGGRAEDAFDVVIPSMPGYGFSGKPTTTGWNADHIARAWDVLMKRLGYKTYVSQGGDWGSVVADKMAAQKPAGLLGIHVNMPATVPPDIAKLLASGSPAPAGLSAKERAAYESLNNLYTRGGGYAGIMVTRPQTIGYSLSDSPVGLASWYYDKFADWTYSGGDPEKSLTKDEMLDDISLYWLTNTATSGAQLYWENNANNFNAVDISIPAAITVFPGEIYQAPKTWAEKSYHNLIYFHEVNKGGHFAQWEEPQLFAEELRAAFKSLR, from the coding sequence ATGAAAAATAGACACATCCTAACCAGTAAAATCATAGCAGGCGCTTTTATCCTGTTATCAGCAACAAGCTTTGCCCAAACTGTTCCGGCTGCTAATGCTCAAACCGCTAATGTTCAGGACTCTAAAGCAATTCGTCCATTCCATGTTAATATTCCTGAAGCCGCATTAACCGACCTGCGCCAACGAATTTTGGCAACACGCTGGGCCGAAAAAGAAACAGTTACAGATCGATCTCAGGGAGCCCAATTGGAAAAAATACAGGCCCTGGTAAAATATTGGGGTAACGGTTATGACTGGCGCAAAGCAGAGGCTAAACTGAATGCATTACCCCAGTTTATAACTAATATTGATGGGCTCGACATTCACTTTATACATGTGCGCTCAAAAAATCCAAAGGCCCTGCCCATTATTATCACTCACGGCTGGCCGGGTTCCATATTTGAAATGCTGAAGATCATCGCACCGCTTACCAACCCCGAAGCTTACGGTGGCCGTGCCGAAGACGCTTTTGATGTGGTTATACCTTCAATGCCGGGCTACGGTTTTTCGGGTAAACCAACAACTACCGGCTGGAATGCCGACCATATCGCCCGTGCCTGGGATGTTTTAATGAAACGCTTGGGGTATAAAACCTATGTATCTCAAGGCGGGGACTGGGGTTCGGTAGTCGCCGACAAGATGGCCGCTCAAAAACCCGCCGGATTGTTAGGTATCCACGTTAACATGCCTGCAACTGTACCTCCAGATATTGCTAAATTATTGGCTAGCGGCAGCCCCGCACCTGCTGGTTTATCGGCTAAAGAGAGGGCCGCTTACGAATCGCTTAACAATTTATATACAAGGGGCGGTGGTTATGCCGGTATTATGGTAACCCGTCCGCAAACTATTGGCTATAGCCTGTCCGATTCGCCTGTGGGTTTAGCTTCATGGTATTATGATAAGTTTGCCGATTGGACCTACAGCGGCGGCGATCCTGAAAAGTCACTTACCAAAGATGAAATGCTTGATGATATTTCACTTTACTGGCTTACCAACACAGCTACATCAGGTGCACAACTTTATTGGGAGAACAATGCCAACAACTTTAACGCTGTAGATATTTCGATACCTGCCGCCATAACAGTTTTCCCTGGCGAAATATACCAGGCGCCTAAAACCTGGGCCGAAAAAAGCTACCACAACCTGATTTACTTTCATGAAGTAAATAAAGGAGGCCACTTTGCACAGTGGGAAGAACCTCAACTTTTTGCCGAAGAACTTAGAGCAGCGTTTAAATCATTACGCTAA
- a CDS encoding organic hydroperoxide resistance protein, with translation METNTIDNSQVNTINVIKQTNINEVEKVLYTANVHTTGGREGAAQSSDDRLNINLSSPGSSRPGTNPEQLFAAGWSACFIGAMGIAAAQLKLRLPADLAVDAEVDLANTTDQYFLQARLNVSLPGVDREVAKSLIEAAHQTCPYSKLTHGNINVAINLV, from the coding sequence ATGGAAACTAACACAATCGATAATTCACAAGTGAATACAATCAACGTAATCAAACAAACCAATATCAACGAGGTAGAAAAAGTATTATATACTGCCAATGTACATACTACCGGCGGCCGCGAAGGTGCAGCACAAAGCTCAGATGATCGCTTAAATATTAATCTTTCGTCTCCGGGTTCGTCACGTCCGGGTACCAATCCTGAGCAGTTGTTTGCTGCCGGCTGGTCAGCATGTTTCATTGGTGCAATGGGCATTGCAGCAGCCCAACTGAAATTAAGACTACCCGCCGACCTTGCAGTTGATGCAGAAGTAGATTTGGCCAACACTACCGACCAATATTTTCTTCAGGCTCGCTTAAATGTAAGTTTACCCGGTGTAGACAGGGAAGTAGCTAAGTCATTAATTGAAGCTGCACATCAAACTTGTCCATATTCAAAACTGACACATGGTAATATCAACGTTGCTATTAACCTGGTGTAA